The following are encoded in a window of Amycolatopsis lexingtonensis genomic DNA:
- a CDS encoding type B 50S ribosomal protein L31, which yields MKTGIHPDYHPVVFKDSSTGDAFLTRSTITSDKTIEWSDGNTYPLVLVDISSWSHPFWTGTQRIMDSAGQVEKFHRRYGKRGTR from the coding sequence ATGAAGACCGGAATCCACCCCGATTACCACCCCGTGGTGTTCAAGGACTCGTCCACCGGCGACGCGTTCCTGACCCGCTCCACCATCACCTCCGACAAGACGATCGAGTGGTCCGACGGGAACACCTACCCGCTCGTCCTGGTCGACATCAGCTCGTGGTCGCACCCGTTCTGGACCGGCACCCAGCGCATCATGGACAGCGCCGGGCAGGTCGAGAAGTTCCACCGCCGCTACGGGAAGCGGGGTACGCGCTGA
- the rpmF gene encoding 50S ribosomal protein L32 — protein sequence MAVPKRKKSRSNTRSRRSQWKAAAVDLVPIKVDGEVQLVPRRLMKHFHS from the coding sequence ATGGCCGTCCCGAAGCGCAAGAAGTCCCGCAGCAACACGCGTTCGCGGCGGTCGCAGTGGAAGGCCGCCGCGGTCGACCTGGTGCCGATCAAGGTCGACGGCGAGGTTCAGCTGGTGCCGCGGCGGCTGATGAAGCACTTCCACTCGTGA